GGAGAGATGGTTACAGGCTCCATGCTGGGATGCTCCCATCTTTTATTTCACAATCTCTTGCTCAGCGCATTTTAAGGACTGGTAAGTCAATCAATTTTCTTCGTGTTTGTTGTGAGGATCGCGGTTGGGCTGATACTGCAACAGaagctgctgctgctgctgggACCACAACAAGAAGAGGGAGCTTGGGATATGGTGAAACCGATGCCCTTGAGTCTTTGGTTGATGAAGCAGCAAAGAGGATTGATAAGCATTTATTGGATGTTATGCACATACAGTACAAGTTCAAAGAACATTGTCTTGCAATCAAGCGGTATTTACTGCTTGGACAAGGTGATTTTGTTCAGTATCTAATGGATATTGTTGGGCCAGAACTTTCAGAGCCTGCTAACACCATTAGCACTTTTAAATTAGCTGGGTTGCTTGAAACTGCAATTCGGTCTTCAAATGCTCAATATGATGACCCAGACATATTGGATAGGTTGAGAGTTAAGATGATGCCACATGGAACTGGAGATAGAGGCTGGGATGTATTCTCATTGGAATATGATGCAAGAGTTCCACTAGATACTGTGTTTACGGAGTCTGTTATGGCAAGgtacttaaaaattttcaattttctgtgGAAGCTTAGGCGGGTGGAGCATGGGCTTATTGGTGCATGGAAGACGATGAAACCAAATTGTATTACTTCTCATTCTTTTAATAAGCTGCAACAGGCAGTTAAGTTGCAGTTGCTTTCAACATTGAGGCGATGTCAGGTTCTTTGGGTTGACATGAATCATTTTGTAACAAACTTGCAGTATTATATTATGTTTGAAGTCTTGGAGGTGTCATGGTCGAATTTTTTGAGTGAAATGGAAGTAGCAAAGGATCTTGACGATCTACTTGCTGCACATGAGAAGTACCTACATTCAATTGTAGAGAAATCCCTCCTTGGAGAACGTTCCCAGACCCTTTGCAAGTCACTCTTTGTCTTGTTTGATCTTATATTGCGCTTCCGAAGTCATGCTGATCGGTTATATGAAGGGATTCATGAGTTGCAAGCAAGGTATTGATCTTTCTGTATCATTGTTGTTATATTTGTAGACAAAATGATTAATAACTAAAGAATTTCATTTGATTAAGCTGGTATAAGTTGGATCACATCTTTTTTGCAGAACTATGGAATCCTCTTTGCCCTCTCGAGACAAGAGCAAATCACGGAGGCAATTAGGTGATAAATCTTCAGACCCTGGGTCCTGGATAGGTGAGGGCAGGAAGGCCCTAACACAACGTGCTGGTGAATTTCTTCGCAATATGGGACTAGATTTGGATGCAATAGCGAAGGAATATTCATCACTGCTTGAGGGCTTCATTTCTCAGTTGCCTGTGCAGCAACATGTTGATCTAAAGTTCCTCCTGTTCCGGCTTGACTTCACCGAATTTTATACCCGGTCGGGTCCTAGTTTATAGGAAAAAATTTGATGCATTTGAGTTCAAGGAAAGTTTCTACTGTCAAGGCATTAATAATGTGCTTCAATTTGCTAACGACTCCCAGCCATATCACTGAACAATTATGCAGGGGCTGGCTGACATCAGGATGTACCAGTTTGTATATAATTTCTTGAACTTAGGTATGGAAACACTTAGCTCCTTTTTATTATGTAATTGTGTGTGTGACTGcagtttaaaaatatttgttgggGGTTCTGATACAGGTATATCTTACTTTTCAGATGGTGTTTCTTTTTTCTGATGGCTTGTGTGGAGGTTTAAATTGACTTGAAGGTATTTTGCTAATATTAGACCAGGGTGTGAAATGTGGTAGTGTTCACGTTTTGTATCTGATATCTGAATGATTttcttttggtattttcttgcggCTTTTGTAAGCGTTCCATCCTGAGCTTGTATATTTGTACCATAATTTTTCTATTGGTTGAATGATAAGCAATGTCTGCTATCTAATGTTTCACATGTTCATTTCTTCTATTCAattactttttcttcttgttcctGTTGTTATGCTGTGTAGGGGAATTCATTTACTAGTAGATTTTGTCAGTCAAGGACTTGCTAGGTAAGTTCTGTgcatttttatgtgtgaatccATGAGTCTTGGAGgagaaataacattttattaggTAGAGTATTTTCTGGATTTATTAAGGATGGAAATGGGGCAGGTTTTTTTGTGGGAACCTTATTCCCCACCTGTCCCATCCCATCAAGCCTGCTCCTACCCCCACCCTATGAGGgattcaaagagagagagagagagagagagaggtgattgCATGATGTAGGATAGATTTGGAAGTCTATCTAaatgtgtatatgtgtatgtgatgggtttagggttaggagaaTTTGTTGATTGAGGGTTTagagttgttgaagaaagtgtTAGGTCTCAAACTGGACTAGAGTTTGATAAGATGGGGGAAAAGGCAAGAATACTATTTCTTGAAGCTGACAAGTTGCTAGAAAATTTTGGATAGCGATGGTGTTTAGGAATAAAGGAGTGGTTTGATGAGTTATTTGGTGGCCATTTACGAGAGAAAGTGCATGGGGTTTTAAGCTTTTGATTGGTAAGGGAAATGGTTTGATTTAGGGTTATAAGAAAGAAGGAATGGAGATAATTTTATGATGTTCATGGACTACTCAAATGGTACCGtgagaaagtgaagaaaaaaaagaaaaaaaaatagggaggAGAAAGTTCACATTAGGGACTAGATCTTTCTTGTAGTAGAAGTATTAGGACCAGGGGTGTATAGGTCATCAATATCACTGACCAAAGCCGATGTCACCAAGCTGCACTGCCTACTTTAGGCAGTCACTGAcataatttaaaactatttaaatTTACTCCAATTGGACTTCACACATTtgacccaataaaataaatcttaagtggacAAAATTATGAAGTAGCAACAAATGAATCTTTCATATGGTGTAAGCCCTAGAGAAAGAGACTGAAAATagtggttggtggtggtgtgcatcgagagggggggggggggggggggtggcaGCAATCTGAAAAATAAGGAATGGAGAATAAGAGTTgagtttgattcttttaaaattatataatgaaaagattaaatatttatttttagaattagtATCAAGATACACCTAGTCAATTTGTGTTACTCTTCTTAATATAACAtcatttaataactttttgttggattaatattttataaatccTACTGTTGGATTATATGTTCTCTAAGTTCTTAACTCACATTTAATTTTGTGTTAGTCAGGCGTTATTTGCATTTTGATCCATAGACTGATGTTgtgtatattattttaaagttgaaaaaactttttaactttaaattatAGTCATTCATCTCAAATCGTCATGATATTTTGTGCATTTTATCTATTTGAGTTAATAGGTAAAATATATTACTACCTTGAGTTTATTACATTTTGTCAATTCTATGTTATGAATCTTTCTGTTAGAAgttattatacattatatttgaaaaaatgtgtgGTTTACATTAATTAGGCATGCTTTTGTGATTTACACCTAGACTCTAGGAGGTCTATGCGCTAAATTGCACTTGATTCTTTCACCAATaccaatttaattatatttcatTAGCAGGCAATCACATGACCTTAAAATATGGGATTGTTACATATATTGCCCTTCAACTTTGATGTGAAGTGTTAAAATATTCCACCCAGACATTTAGTATATTTTTCAGTAGTCATACCATTGGCTTTGAAGGTTTGGTTTGTCAAAAAAGGGTtaattgttcaaattaaaaGTC
The DNA window shown above is from Quercus lobata isolate SW786 chromosome 7, ValleyOak3.0 Primary Assembly, whole genome shotgun sequence and carries:
- the LOC115953954 gene encoding gamma-tubulin complex component 3-like; this encodes MEEEDHQKVSDLIKELVLRLLSQNPTSDSQPIDPNSTDFANSLRYAFRILSSRMTPSIAPDAAAIAESIKRRLATQGKSSEALTFADLYSKFASKTGPGSVNNKWAVLYLLKIIAHDKNSARTQLLDSSVLLPNLSDSRVSSRKQNGWENGVLLVSKDPENRREIAFREFVNFVKEENEVREEVLVRDVLYACQGIDGKYVKFDKTADGYVLSDLVKAPRATRIMVRKLCELGWLFRKVKGYISESMDRFPAEDVGTVGQAFCAALQDELSDYYKLLAVLEAQSMNPIPLVSEKVSSENYLSLRRLSVWFAEPMVKMRLMAVLVDKCRVLRGGAMAGAIHLHAQHGDPLVHEFMRRLLRRVCSPLFEMVRSWVLEGELEDIFAEFFVVGQPVKAESLWRDGYRLHAGMLPSFISQSLAQRILRTGKSINFLRVCCEDRGWADTATEAAAAAGTTTRRGSLGYGETDALESLVDEAAKRIDKHLLDVMHIQYKFKEHCLAIKRYLLLGQGDFVQYLMDIVGPELSEPANTISTFKLAGLLETAIRSSNAQYDDPDILDRLRVKMMPHGTGDRGWDVFSLEYDARVPLDTVFTESVMARYLKIFNFLWKLRRVEHGLIGAWKTMKPNCITSHSFNKLQQAVKLQLLSTLRRCQVLWVDMNHFVTNLQYYIMFEVLEVSWSNFLSEMEVAKDLDDLLAAHEKYLHSIVEKSLLGERSQTLCKSLFVLFDLILRFRSHADRLYEGIHELQARTMESSLPSRDKSKSRRQLGDKSSDPGSWIGEGRKALTQRAGEFLRNMGLDLDAIAKEYSSLLEGFISQLPVQQHVDLKFLLFRLDFTEFYTRSGPSL